The region GGCTACTGTCAGACTGGCCTCCACCAAGGTGGTGCCCATTTACCCATAGCCTCACCAACATTTGCTTTGAATTTTACCATTTGATAGGTGACAAGTGGTATTTATTTCAGTGTGGTTTGATTTTGCATTtcccttacttaaaaaaaattggggtaaAAATCCACATATGAATATTTCTGTCTTAGTCATTTTCAAGCACACATTTCAGcaatgttaagtatattcacattgctaTGCAACCTAAAATCACAGTATTTAGTGATGCCAACCTAGTGCCAGGCCCAGCTTGGGGCAGCCTCTGCTCCTTGATAGCAGAGGAGACCACCAGGCCTGGGGGGGCTGTTCCAGTAAGTGTCTTAGGAAGAGGTGGCCCAGAATGAccctgaagaaaagaaagatcttCCAGGCTGAGAAACTTACGTGAGCAAAAGCCTGGAGGTCTGAGAGATCTAGGTGTGTTCTAGGAACTACAAGTAATGTTCCTGAGAGCCAGCAAGATGAGTAAGGGTGAGGAGATCAGAGACGTCAGGGTCTTGGACTGAAGGGTCTTAAAGGCCACTGTGAGGACTTTGTCTTTGTGGGCTGGTAAGTTTGGGGCAAAGAAGAGCAAAGATCAAAGGCTGGAGTTAAGACTGACAGGCAGACATCAGGGTTCAGATGAGACCGGCAGTCAGATAAGGAAGGGTGGTAGGGCTCTGGGGCTTTCAGAGCGATGCCACACGCCCTGCCTTCTAGAgatgggagagtgagggaaggtgGATTCCCAAAGGAGAATGCCATCCCGGAGAAGGGGACTCGGGCCCTCGGGAGCTGGGGTGGGTCACAAAGAGAGAAGCCTGAACAGCCTAAAGAAGGcgcgggggaggcgggggaggtcACAGCCTCGAACCCCAGACTGTGAGGTTCCCCAACTGGGATCTGGGACCCCGAGATCCCAAGCCAGCGACTGCAGGCAGATCAGAACCCCTTCCCTTGCCCGCTCTTGGGTCACTGCGGATCTCTAAGCCCCGCCTCGCAGGCCCCACCCCTACGGATATTAGGAGGGGAGGGCCAGACACCCTCCCTCCTCCTAGGAGCGCTCTctgagggggagggggtgaggacgCATGGGGGGGCAGGATTAGCCGACGTCGCCATGGCAACTAGGCTGGTGGTCTGCCCTGGAGAGCCGGGAGGGAAGCAAGGAGAAAGCAATGGAGGGAGGCACCGTGGGCTCGGTGCGGAGGCGAGGCCGGAGCCGGGGTCTCCAGGGAGGAGTTGGGGAACACCGGGCAGTTCTCAACTGTTGGTTCCCGGTGGCGCAGGGAGCCcgtgtgtttgtgcgtgtgtgtatgcgAAGTTCTCCGGGGTGAGTGTGCCAGCGCGTGTCTGGGTTTGTGCATGAGTGTGAACGTGAGCACGTGGGCACTGGCGTGTGCGCGGGAGTGCCTGTGCAAGATGCGTGTGCTAGCccgcccgtgtgtgtgtgtgtgtgtgtgcacttgtgtGCGCTCCCAAGTGTGCCCGGGAGGGCGCCGGAGGGAgagtcctgccccctccccagcctccggccgtccctccccgccccccgccgcctgCGCCGGCTGCATCCTCGCCTCCACCTcgctcaccccctcctccccgcacTTTCTccagctctccctccctctcGGCTCAGACTGCCGGACTCCGCGCTCTTCTCGCCGGCCGCCCTGGGAATCGCCGGCCGCCACCGCCCAGCCCGCACCCGCTGTCCCCCCAGTGCTTGGGCACCTGTTGGAGGCGCAGAGGCAGGTGCAGGGGGCTGGGCTGCCAGGGGcgagagggtgagggtgagtgtGTGTTAGCTTGTATGTGCCTCCGGGGGTGTTCAGCTCTCCGGAGGCTGCAATTTCTGGCTCCTCTGGAGAGCCAGTCTCAGCAGAAGGCATCTGAGCCAGGGGTCCTCACTTTGGGCTGCAGAGGGTGGGggaccaggcaggcaggcaggcagatccTGGGTCTGAATGAAGAGACAGTGGGAAGtgaaaacctcaggggtgacacACAGGCTGGACAAGTGCCTGATGCAGAAGGATAGACAGAGCctcagagagacagaggagggggCCTATGGGGCTGCTTCAGGGGTAGGCAGGACCCAGGGGAGACAAAAGCCCAGAATGAGGGGCAGGAGCCGGGGAGATGACAAAGGGACAATCTAGAGGTAAGTGGGCAAGGCTGAGGTGGAGCCGGGACCTATCTGGGGGGAGTGGGCCGGCATCCCAGCCCCTGTAGCACACAGCTTGGGGTCTGGAGGGCCCAAGCCTTCTGCCTGCCTGGCAGATGGCATaggctgccccctccctcctcatCTAGGATGGGAGGTCAGTGAAGCCAGACCCCTGAGATTGCCACCTGGCCCTTGGCCAGCAGCCGGTAGATATGAGGAATCAGCCCTGGGCTCACGCTCTCTCAAACCTCCCTTCCCCAGCCAGGGGTGCTGCATGAGGGGCCGCAGGGGCGACCGCATGACCATCAACATCCAGGAGCACATGGCCATCAACGTGTGCCCCGGGCCCATCCGGCCCATCCGCCAGATCTCTGACTACTTCCCCCGCCGGGGACCAGGACCCGAAGGGGGTGGTGGGGGCTTTGGAGAGGCCCCTACTCATCTGGCTCCCCTGGCCCTGGCACCCCCCGCAGCCCTCCTTGGGGCCACCACACCCGAGGATGGAGATGAGGTGGACAACTATGACTCGGATGATACCAGTGAGTTTGGGGGCTTGAAGGGCCCAGGGTGCTAATGGGGGTCTCCAGGCTTgtgggaaggggatggggctgtgctagggggtggggaggtggcggGCACTGCTGCCCAGCTGCAGTTGGAGTGGAGATTACAGCTTCAGCAAGGCTCAGTATTCAATATTTCTGCTGAGACACTCAACCACCCACACAGCCCAGTTGCACCCCAGCCAGGGACCCAGACGCGCACACATTCGCAGGCTgacagacacagacacgcacacacctTCACAGCTGGCACACGTAGCAGGCCTGCCCACCCGTCTCTCACACACACCTGTCTTTATGCACGGACTCATTCAGGCTAcctcttccctcttctccagCTGCCCTGGGCACGCTGGAGTTTGACCTTCTCTACGACCAGGCTTCTTGCACTCTGCACTGTAGTATCCTCAGGGCCAAGGTGGGTACTCCCTGCCTCCCAAGCTCTGGCCCTGTTTGCCTCCCACCCTGGGAGGGCGGTTTccatcctcccttcccttcctgagCCCTGACTCCTGCTCCCCTACCTCCCCAGCAGCATTCTTGGCTCTCCACCCTCCAAAGGTCCActctgcagagggagggagggaaggcgggcAGGCTGGGAACTCacagccctcttccctccccttctccccagggcCTCAAGCCCATGGATTTCAATGGCCTGGCCGACCCCTACGTCAAGCTGCACCTGCTGCCTGGAGCCTGCAAGGTAATGGGCTCCTTGCCCCCCAAGCCTAACCCAGCTTGTCGGTCTGTCCCCAACTTCCCCTGCCTTCAGCCTCTGTGGGTCTGGGGGAATGTACTGAGAACCCTTGGTCCCCACATCTTAGGCCAATAAGCTAAAAACTAAAACTCAGAGGAACACACTGAATCCCGTGTGGAACGAGGACCTGACGTACAGCGGAATCACAGATGATGACATCACCCACAAGGTGCTCAGGTGAGGGGTCCATCCTCCCTGTTACCGAGGATTCCAGCTCAGCACCTCCTCTGGGACAGCGAGTGGTTGTTGGCACCTTCTTTGGTTGGTTTATCTAGCTCCCATTAAGCCCCTCTGAGATGCTCAAGAACCATCCATGGCTCCCCATCCCTCTCGGGAGGAGGCCAAAGTACTTCCCTAGCATTCCTGCCCCTCCCAAAtgtctcctcctgctcctccaacAGAGGACTGCCCTCTTCTGACTGGTCAGGGTCATAATTCCTGACCTTTGCCTGCTGTGTCTCTTCCACCTGGAAAACACTCCTGCTTCCTCTCTTGCCAGCTGAAATCCCACTCATCATTCGAGGCTCTGCCTGCTCCTGAAATCTTTCCCCGGTCACCAAGACCCCTTTTCAGAATCCCTGACTTAAGTCAGACCTGTGCAGCGGAGGTCTGCCCGTTATGTTGCCTATGTTCCCCTAACATCTCTAAGGAGTGAAGCCTCAAGGGACAGGAATGGGAACAGtgttagagaggttaagtgacttgcccgagGTCCTGTGgtcactgggaattgaactcccCTGCAGGACAGAAGTACTCAAGAGTGTCGCAGCAGAAGTAAGGGCAGGAGGCTATAAACAGGGGCGATGGAAGGAAAAGCTCTTGGTTGCTGGGCTCATGAGTCTCTTCCTAGGCTGGCTCCCTGCTCCACGTAGAAAACGACAAGGACATCCAAACTGGTGCGCACCCTGTGCGCATTCAGTAGGATCCTGTCCCCAGGCCCTGAATGGAGGCACTATGTGCGTGGGGAGGTGTTCTCAAGATTTGTGAGGCCTTCCTCAAGGAGCTGAGCAGGTCCTGATAGGCCAGGGACAGCCTGGGCAGCTGGAAAGGGAGGAGCAGAGGATCAGAGCAAATCAAAGCATCCTTCTCTAGCTCCAGGCCCAGTGCTCACCACAGAGCCCTGAGACagcccattttacaagtgaggtgCAGAGTATCTGGGCAGAGCTAGGACTAGCCTCAGGTGCTCTGAGTTTGGTCAGAGGACATCTCTCCTACACTGGAGTGGGGCTCAGGTTCCCCAGGGGGCCTTGACCCTGCAGTTCCCTGCCAGGATCTCCGTCTGTGACGAGGACAAGCTGAGCCACAATGAGTTCATCGGGGAGATCCGCGTCCCTCTCCGCCGCCTCAAGCCTTCACAGAAGAAGCATTTTAACATCTGCCTTGAACGCCAGGTCCCGGTCTGTGTGGGGCTGTGGGACACTAGGGGAAGGGGGCCCTGGGGAGACCAGGCTTCCAGTACTTTCTCTTTGCCCCCTCAGTTGGCTTCACCCTCTTCCATGTCTGCGGCGCTGAGAGGCATCTCCTGTTACCTGAAGGAGGTGAGCCACCCCCAGGGACCACGTCTGCGCGGGAGGGGTGAGGATGCAGGCTGACACCTATGTCTGCCCGCAGCTGGAGCAGGTGGAGCAGGGGCCTGGGCTGCTGGAAGAGCGGGGGCGCATTCTGCTGAGCCTCAGCTACAGCTCCCGGCGCCAGGGGCTGCTAGTGGGCATCGTGCGCTGTGCCCACCTGGCTGCCATGGATGTCAACGGCTACTCCGACCCCTACGTCAAGACGTGAGCCCTTGTCTTGCCCTGGGGtccaccctccccttcccaggGACCTGCCCCCAGCCTCATCCTCTTCTGTGCCTGGCCTGTCCCTGACCAACCTGCTCCCCTACCCTATACCCCTGGAACTTGGCAGGTACCTGAGGCCAGACGTGGATAAGAAGTCCAAGCATAAAACGTGTGTGAAGAAGAAGACTCTCAACCCGGAATTTAATGAGGTAAATGGGGCAGGAATCGAGGGGGCCTGGGGCTAGGGGCAGCACCTCATGGAAGGTGTGGCTTGCTCTGTTCCAGGAGTTCTTCTATGAGATGGAGCTCTCGGCTCTGGCCACCAAGACACTGGAAGTCACAGTCTGGGACTATGACATTGGCAAATCCAACGACTTCATTGGTGAGGGAGGAGCCTGCTGGGTGGTGCTGATGGGGGCAGACTGCAGTGAGACAGGCCCTGATTCCGCCTGCCTCTACTGCTCCCCAGGTGGCGTATCCCTGGGGCCAGGCACCCGGGGAGAGGCCCGGAAGCACTGGAGTGACTGTCTGCGGCAGCTGGACACCACCCTGGAGCGCTGGCACACCCTGACCAGCGAGCTGCCCCAGGCAGCTGGAGCCCTTCCCTCAGCCTGAGAGGACGGTGGCTGCCCAGTACAGGCCCCCTGGGGCTGGGTCCAGCACCCAACCTTCGCACGAGTGTGTTGCACGTTTACACGGGGTGGATGCCCCACTCTGCACTACTTGTCTTATTTAGTGAGAGTCTCCATGACCGTGGGTCTGTCTTCTTGTGAGGGACTGTGGAGATCTATGTTCACATATGCAAACTTCCTCCTGCCTGACTCGCTACAACATGCAAATATGCAAACCACCCGTCCTGTGCACACCTGGCACACCTGCCGGGGGAGTCCTGCAGTGCCCTATCCCAAGCCCCAGCTGCTgctcctctctcctgcctctccaggctGCCCGTCCCCCTCCCCACACAGGGAGGAGGTCGGATTGGGGGGGGTTTGGAGGAGACcgtttccaaaacagaaacaaaaaagacaaaaaagagccACTCCTTTAATAcagaatattcatttaaaaaaaaccaaaaaacaaaaaataaacacctaGCCCTGTACAGCTGCCCTTTTAAGCAGGGGGCCACCACAGGGTTTCTGCCTCTCTGAGAGGTGGCAGATGCTCTTGGCCACTCATTAAATAACTGTCCCCGAGACTGGGCTGGGATGTGAGGGCAGGAGCCCTGCCCTCTCTGGAGACGGCCCACCTTCCAGGGGACATTCGTGCATGTTTACGCCTTTTCTGATTGTGTCAGTGGCCACAGCATGGCAACTGGGTGTCAATAAATGTCTCTGTGGAAGCTAGGGGCTCATGTGTGCTGGCACAGAGGGCACTGGGCAGGGAGTCGGGCGGGAGGGTCACTCTGGGATGTCGATTACCAGGTCATCATCCCCATCCAGGGCGTCGTCCCCGCTGCCCGCATCGCTGAACATCTGCCGAGGGACGGCACTCAGGATCGTAGGTGGGGGCATTttgggtgggggcagtggggccagggctgcccccaccccggccccagaACCCCGGCCTGGGAAGGTCAGTGGCCCTCCCACAGGGCAGTCTGGGGGTCCCACCGCCATCTGCAGCAGGGGGAAGAAACACAGGGAGGGCTGATTAGGGAGGCACTGGGACCTCCAGGAGGCTGTTGCTGCCCCTTAAGGCAGTTCTACTGGATGGGAAAGAGGGTAAAGGCTTATTCAAGGGTTAGTGGACACAGCCAGGCCAGCCAATGCTGGAACCAGGGAGCCTGCCCCACCTCAGCCCCTTCAGAGTCTCCAACCAGCAAGtgcctgggggtgaggggtggtgaTGGAAGTGGTGATGAGGGTGGTAGTGGAGGGGGTCTTACAGGAAACCAGGAGGGAaaggctgggccctgccctcGCCAGTAAGGCACCTTGGCTGCCTCTAACAGCAGTTAGAGCCAGAGTCAGCCTGGAGTGCCTGCTTGCCCGCCTCTGGGCCCCTCAGAGACCACTTGCCACCACaggcctcctctctctcttcctcctgagGGACTCACTGGTTCAGTGGAGGGTGTCAAAGgccttcccccccccccactgtgTGAGGCAGCTACCTCTCAGATCTTGGATGGGCCCCCTTTTGGGATCCCCGCAGCCACTGGCCTAGGCCAGGCCCTCCTCTCAGCTCACCTGGGCTACGGTACCAGCCTCCTAACTGGACTCCCTGCCTTCAGCCTCTCCCAgatccagctcctcctccacacTGCAGCCAGAGTGAGCTCTCTAAAACACAAACCTGAGCGTGTCATTCTGCCACCTGAGGGCCTCTAGCTCCTCATTGCCCTTGGCACAGGCAGTGCCTGAGAACAGGTCAACCCCTCCACCTGGCGTGTCCTTTTCTGTCAAAAGTTCTGCTTTGTCCTCTGCTGGGAATGGGCTCTGTCCTGCCcaatcctccagccccagccctgccaggtCCTTCCAAATCTTCCCTGCAGAGCTCTATGAGCCTCAAGCTTTGCCCGTGGACACaaactgagcacttactatgggcCAGATGGTTTCCGATAATGATCTCTGACCATTCTGACCACCCTAGAAGGGAGGAGAGGCCATCggccagaggaggaaacaggcttAGAGATGGAGGCTTCAAGGCACAGGCCTGCCGGGTCTCCACCGGGCAGCGTTCAATCTAgctgtggggtgggggatggcaggaaaCACTTATGCGTGGTCCTCACAGTGGCCCTTCTGATGGCTTCAACACACTCGGTCCTTGAGgtctactctctgcttctcaaGGAGTCCTCGCCCTCACTGCTGTTCCTGGGGTGCTCTGGAGGGCCAGAGTGGGTCCGTACCCCAGGGGACATGAGCCTGCCAGGACTGAGGACAGACAGGAGGCCCAGCTCTGCACAGCACCCTTGCCCCCTCCACCAGGCACCCATGAGTACACACGGGAGCAGACGCGCATGCACGAGGACTGGCATGAGAGCTGTCCCTCTGCGCTGGCTACCACCTCTCAATTCCCCACCCGAGACTCCATGTCCTACCCCTGTTTGGACTTACTCAATGGCCACTACATCGGGACCCAGAGCAGCTTCCCAGGGACCAGGCCCTGGGCTAAGTGTTTTCTCTCCCTTAACTCATTTTCCCCTCACAGTGAACAGAGAAGCAAGCCGAGGCTCCGGGAGTTGGATGACGTGCCCAAGTCCCCCAGTGAGTGTGTGGAGCTGCACAAACCTGGCTAAGCCCGGCTGAGGCCCCGGCTCCTGACTGCCCTGCTGCAGTCTGCACagcttccctctctcctcctcagaCTTGCCCTCTCCTGTCTCCTCACGCCATGCCGCCCAGAAACTTCAGTGATGCCATGCTGTTTACTCTCACCACGCCTGCTCCAGCCCGAACAACACTTCTGCCGTGTCCTCGTCTTCCTTCCACTATTGCCTCAGCCTGGAATATCCAAATCTCACTTACCCTGGGCTCAAATGTTACCTGTTCTTTGAGTCCATCCCTGATTTAGCCCCTCCTCCATGCTCAGCAACTGATTTGGGCCCCTCTCTCCTGCAAGTCCAGAACTTAGCATCCTGACCCTCCTCTGCTTCAGGATTCAGCCCCTCAGAGCCACAAACTGCCAAGCCCACACCACGTCACACCTCTGCCCTCTGCTCCAGGTTTCCTTGCCCCTTGCCTTCTCCACCATCCTGCTCCACAGGCCAGAAGCAAAAACCATGCTAAGGAGAGTGAAGCAGAAGCTAAGTGGTATCACCACCCATTATCTACCCATTTTTCAGGCTCAaggaccaaggtcacacaggagtaagtggcagagccgggGTTCGAACTCCAGAACCCACACTCCTAACACCGCAAGCATGGCTCCTATTTCACTTATGGCTCTAGAGCCTTGAGTCTACAGTCTCCCCAGCCTGAGAGCTGTCCTGCCCAGTCTCCATCCCACTGTGACTCAGAGCTGGAAGGGCATTGCATTTCATGCCCTCATCTCTCCCAGGGCTCAGGGCACAGACCTCTTCTCTTCTCCACACTCTCACCCGATGATCGCATCTACCTCCCCGCCAATGCCCTCCAACGACACACCCCACGGGCCCCGGGCTCACACTACCCAGTTGTCTCACTGGCATCTCCAGACAGCATCTCAACATGTCCAAACCAAACTCATCTTCCCTCCCAAACCTGCTCCTCCCACTGTCCTCCCCGACTTAGCCAAGGGCCAGCTCAGCTTCTTCAGTTGCTCAGGCCGACAACCCCGGAGTCATCCCTGACGCCTCTCCTCACAGCCCACCCTGGTCTTCCCATGCTCATTCTGTGAAAGAGACCCGTCATCCACTGTTCACCCTTCCCTCTGCTGTTTGGTTGATTGCGGTAGCCCCCTCACCAGTGTCCCCACGTCCATCCTGACCCCCCATCTCCATCTATTCACAGCAGTTGTCAGGCAATTTTCTTAACATGTCAATCAGATCAGATTGCCCCAAAGTCCCATCTTCTCCAATGGCTCCCATTTCACTCACAGTACAAGGCGAGGCCCTCCACAACCTTGTCCCTCAGCTACTGCTCTGACCTGCCCTCTGGTCATTCTCACTTTCCTTCACCCACACTGGCTTCCGTCCTGGTCCCCGAACACATCTCTCTCAGGGCTCCTGTGCTGGTTCTTCTCCCTGAATGAAACACTTCCCAGAGAGTCACAGGGCTTCTGCTCACTTCCTTAAAGTCTCTCACCACCCAGCTGTAAATAGCAGCCCTacgtgctcaggtgtttcccatcCTCTTTACCTGACTCCATTTGTCTACATGGTTACCTACatatcttgtttattttctgcctATTCTTCAAGAATGGGCTTCATGAAGGCAgggatttgtgtttgttttgttcactatTGTATCtacagcacctagaacagtgcccggGACATAGCAGCTGCTCCCTAACACTCGCTGATTACATGTAGTTTGATCACTCACTTTACAGAGGCACAATCTGAGACCTAGAGGTTCAAAGAGAACTGCTCAAGGTGACATGATTTTCAAGAGGTGCAGTCATGACTTAATTCTAGACCCCACAACTCTGCCCCTCCTTGGGGGCTGCCTGGTATCAGAGAGCACCTGTGAAAATGAGCCTGGCCCCAGACACCTTCACTCTGAGTCCCCCAAGGCTGGTCCTGCCCTGATTTGTCTCAAATGGTGCCTGTGAGCCAGGACTTCTCTGACCCACCCCTCAGCGCCTAGCCCTGGGCTGGGCCCCCAGCAGTAGCCCCAGATCAGTCCTTCAAAGTTCTTGGACAGGTCCCCAGCCCCTGTCTTGAGCCTCCCTCAGATGGCTGTCCTGCCGTTCTGGCCCCTCCCTAATGTCCCCCAAACAGGGTACCTTGAGTTTCCGGGGCAGGCGGGGCCGTTTCTCCCGCTTGGGCCTCAGGGGGCTGGGCTCGGGCAGCTGCAGGGCCAGGTAGTCAGAAGGGAATGGGGGGTAGGGAGGGGAAGCCAGCTGCAGGCGGGAGTGAGGGGATGGAGATGGGAAATGGagtggatggggtgggggtgaagggaagAAATGCAAACAGGAGAATGGAAAAACAAGAGATGGTGATGAGTGTGGCTCCTGAGaacagaggggaggggacagcagcAGGACTGTGTCCTGGGGTCTGCTCTCCTCAGTCACGTCTGTCCCCCATTCCTACACCAGAGAGAAGTGGGCAGCCCCGACTCACACCCCTCCAAGGGACGCTTGCTGGCCACACCCAGACAGATATTCCTGGTGTTGAGCCAGCTTCACCCTGAGGCCTGGCCCCTCTGCCCAAATGATGCCCACCTTATTCCCGGGCATTTTACCACTGACCCCAACTCACCGAGCTCAGGTATGGGGAGGGGGCCCCAGTGGCCTGAAGGGGAAACCCTGttgaaggaggcagggagaggctggagggggagggggcacctCCCAGTGGAGGGCTCCTCTTCCTGGAGGAAAGAACAGGGGAGGGGATTAGAGGCAGTGAGGAGGCccaggtgccccccacccccagagaagAATGATGGCTTCTCACCTCTTAGGGGCCGGAGTGTCCGACAACTTGGGTGTCCCCTCTGTCTCACTGTTATCTGAAGATGCAGTGGCATCTGAGTCTGTATGGGGAGGGCTGGTTAAGTGGGGAGTCGGAAGTCCCCGTCTACCCCAGAAGGGTATAATCTCAAATCTATGGAAAGGCTCTGGGGACCGTGACTCCCCAGTTGGCACACGTGTGCGATTCTGGGGAGGCCCATACCTTCCTCAGCTTCTTAGAAAGTCCTTTCCAACCGACTTCCTGCTTGGGCTCCTCCATGGTAACACATTTGTCAAACACTATGTGCCAGGGTCTGAACAGGCACTTGACATTCAACGCCTCTCCTTGTCTTCAGAACCATCCAAGGAGGAAGCTGTGGAACTGGGACTTAAACCCAGGTCTCTGACTCCATGACCATTTTATGCCACTCTCTCCTTAGTCACCTCTAAACTGCCCTCAGCATTTACTCCAACCCTCACATCCAGGGTCTTGTTAAGTTACCCCTCCAATCTCTACCTTTACTCATTGCTTCCCATTCCAACTGCCACAAGGTCAGGTGACCACCATGTCAAAATCACCTAAGCAATCTCATCTCTCCCACCACCCACGGTCCACTCTGACCCCAGGATGACCTAGAACGTAAAACTGATCACATCCTCCCCAATGATGTCTCCCAAGGCCTGCAAGCATTTGAagcccttctctttttttttttttttttgaagccctTCTCAATATGGCCTCAACCTACCTTTCTGGTCTCCCAACTGACCTGTATTCTCCACATCACACCAATCTATTTTCTCAGAAACAAAATTTATTCCCCAGATTTGTGCCCCTATCTAGAAGGCCCACCACTCACTTAACAAATAACCACTTACATACGATACATGCCATTCCCAGTTTCTCTGCTCAGATAGATCCTTTAAGAAGCAGACTAAATGCCACCTCTCTGAGAAGTCTCCCAGAATCCCTCAGGCCCAGTTGGTGGCTGGCTCTCCCAGAACCCTCTACTCTCACATGTCATGGCTCTCCTCACTGTGCTAAGATGTCACATGTGGGAGACTCCCTGGCGACACTGTGGGCTTCTCTGGGATGTAAGTGGTGGCTTACATCTCTGGCTCTTGCTTCTCAGATTTATCCCACCCTGACCATGAACACGCTGGGTTTTCTCATGATTCCTATCCTGAAGTACCCCTTGAACAGAAAGTTAACTAAA is a window of Vicugna pacos chromosome 18, VicPac4, whole genome shotgun sequence DNA encoding:
- the INO80E gene encoding INO80 complex subunit E isoform X1; translation: MNGPADGEVDYKKKYRNLKRKLKFLIYEHECFQEELRKAQRKLLKVSRDKSFLLDRLLQYENVDEDSSDSDATASSDNSETEGTPKLSDTPAPKRKRSPPLGGAPSPSSLSLPPSTGFPLQATGAPSPYLSSLASPPYPPFPSDYLALQLPEPSPLRPKREKRPRLPRKLKMAVGPPDCPVGGPLTFPGRGSGAGVGAALAPLPPPKMPPPTILSAVPRQMFSDAGSGDDALDGDDDLVIDIPE
- the INO80E gene encoding INO80 complex subunit E isoform X2 gives rise to the protein MNGPADGEVDYKKKYRNLKRKLKFLIYEHECFQEELRKAQRKLLKVSRDKSFLLDRLLQYENVDEDSSDSDATASSDNSETEGTPKLSDTPAPKRKRSPPLGGAPSPSSLSLPPSTGFPLQATGAPSPYLSSLASPPYPPFPSDYLALQLPEPSPLRPKREKRPRLPRKLKAEAIVEGRRGHGRSVVRAGAGVVRVNSMASLKFLGGMA
- the INO80E gene encoding INO80 complex subunit E isoform X3, with translation MNGPADGEVDYKKKYRNLKRKLKFLIYEHECFQEELRKAQRKLLKVSRDKSFLLDRLLQYENVDEDSSDSDATASSDNSETEGTPKLSDTPAPKRKRSPPLGGAPSPSSLSLPPSTGFPLQATGAPSPYLSSMAVGPPDCPVGGPLTFPGRGSGAGVGAALAPLPPPKMPPPTILSAVPRQMFSDAGSGDDALDGDDDLVIDIPE
- the INO80E gene encoding INO80 complex subunit E isoform X4, which gives rise to MNGPADGEVDYKKKYRNLKRKLKFLIYEHECFQEELRKAQRKLLKVSRDKSFLLDRLLQYENVDEDSSDSDATASSDNSETEGTPKLSDTPAPKRKRSPPLGGAPSPSSLSLPPSTGFPLQATGAPSPYLSSLASPPYPPFPSDYLALQLPEPSPLRPKREKRPRLPRKLKRAHSGCSVEEELDLGEAEGRESS